The following are from one region of the Streptococcus sp. 1643 genome:
- a CDS encoding Spx/MgsR family RNA polymerase-binding regulatory protein yields MITLFLSPSCTSCRKAKAWLETHKVPFQEHNIMTSPLTRKELQHILSLTENGTDDIISTRSKIFQKLDIDVESISVSELLQLIEQYPSLLRRPIIIDTKRMQIGFNEDEIRAFLPRSYRKQELKEATLRAGIG; encoded by the coding sequence ATGATTACACTATTTTTATCACCGAGTTGTACATCATGTCGTAAGGCAAAGGCTTGGTTAGAAACGCATAAAGTGCCCTTTCAAGAGCATAATATTATGACTAGTCCTTTAACAAGAAAAGAATTACAACATATTCTTTCCTTGACCGAAAATGGTACTGATGACATCATTTCAACTCGTTCAAAAATTTTTCAAAAATTGGATATTGATGTAGAGAGTATCTCGGTATCGGAGTTGCTTCAGTTGATTGAGCAATATCCTAGTCTTTTGCGTCGCCCAATTATTATAGATACCAAACGCATGCAGATCGGTTTTAATGAAGATGAGATTCGTGCTTTTCTCCCTCGTAGTTACCGTAAACAAGAATTGAAAGAAGCAACATTGAGAGCTGGTATAGGATAG
- a CDS encoding TIGR01906 family membrane protein, whose translation MKTKLTFWGSMLFFLSLSILLTIYLAWIFYPMEIQWLNLANRVYLKPETIQYNFHILMNYLTNPFSQVLEMPDFRSSAAGLHHFAVVKNLFHLVQLVALVTLPSFYFFVRKIVKKGFLPLYRKSILTLVLLPLVIGLVGVLIGFEQFFTLFHQILFVGDDTWLFDPAKDPVIWILPETFFLHAFLLFFALYEGMFGFLLAKAARK comes from the coding sequence ATGAAAACTAAACTGACCTTTTGGGGAAGTATGCTCTTTTTCCTCTCCCTTTCTATCCTACTGACCATTTATCTGGCATGGATTTTCTATCCCATGGAGATTCAGTGGCTGAACTTAGCGAATCGAGTCTATCTAAAGCCCGAAACCATTCAATACAATTTTCATATCTTGATGAATTACCTGACCAATCCCTTTAGTCAGGTCTTAGAGATGCCAGATTTTCGTTCATCAGCGGCTGGTTTACATCACTTTGCGGTGGTGAAGAATCTCTTCCACTTGGTTCAGCTAGTTGCCCTAGTGACGCTACCTAGTTTCTATTTCTTTGTTAGAAAGATTGTGAAAAAAGGATTTCTACCTCTATATCGTAAAAGTATTCTGACTTTAGTGCTATTGCCTCTAGTCATTGGGCTTGTAGGAGTGTTGATTGGTTTTGAGCAATTCTTTACTCTTTTCCATCAGATTCTCTTTGTGGGAGATGATACCTGGCTTTTTGATCCAGCAAAGGATCCCGTTATTTGGATCTTACCAGAGACTTTCTTTCTCCATGCCTTTTTACTTTTCTTTGCTTTGTATGAAGGAATGTTTGGTTTCCTTCTCGCTAAAGCTGCAAGGAAATAG
- a CDS encoding TIGR01457 family HAD-type hydrolase, with translation MAYKGYLIDLDGTIYKGKDRIPAGEAFVHELQKREIPYLFVTNNTTRTPESVQEMLAQNFNINTPLSTVYTATLATIDYMNDLGLEKTVYVIGEAGLKGAIQAAGYVEDKENPAYVVVGLDWQVDYEKFATATLAIQKGAHFIGTNPDLNIPTERGLLPGAGSLITLLEVATRVKPVYIGKPNAIIMDKAVEHLGLKREELLMVGDNYLTDIRAGIDNGIPTLLVTTGFTKTEEVADLPIAPTHVVSSLAEWNFDEN, from the coding sequence ATGGCTTATAAAGGTTATTTAATTGATTTAGACGGAACCATTTACAAGGGGAAAGACAGAATCCCGGCAGGAGAGGCTTTTGTCCATGAGTTACAAAAAAGAGAAATTCCCTACCTCTTTGTGACCAATAATACAACCCGTACTCCTGAGAGCGTTCAAGAGATGTTGGCTCAGAATTTTAACATTAATACCCCTCTATCAACTGTCTATACAGCAACTCTGGCAACCATCGACTATATGAACGACTTGGGACTGGAAAAGACAGTCTATGTCATTGGTGAAGCAGGGCTCAAGGGTGCTATCCAGGCGGCAGGTTATGTCGAAGACAAGGAAAATCCAGCCTATGTGGTCGTTGGACTGGACTGGCAAGTTGACTATGAAAAATTTGCCACAGCAACTCTAGCCATTCAAAAAGGTGCTCACTTTATCGGAACCAATCCTGACCTCAATATCCCGACGGAACGTGGTCTCTTGCCTGGTGCTGGTTCACTAATTACACTTCTTGAAGTAGCAACACGGGTCAAACCAGTTTATATCGGGAAACCAAATGCTATCATCATGGACAAGGCGGTTGAGCACTTAGGTTTGAAAAGAGAAGAATTGCTCATGGTTGGGGACAATTACCTGACGGATATCCGAGCAGGGATTGACAATGGTATTCCAACGCTCTTGGTGACGACAGGTTTTACCAAAACAGAAGAAGTGGCGGACTTGCCAATCGCACCAACTCATGTAGTTTCTAGCCTTGCGGAGTGGAATTTCGATGAAAACTAA
- a CDS encoding acyl-[acyl-carrier-protein] thioesterase, with product MGLTYQMKMKIPFDMADMNGHIKLPDVILLSLQVSGMQSIELGVSDKDMLERYNLVWIITDYAIDVVRLPRFAEEITIETEALTYNRLFCYRRFTLYDEAGQEIIRMVATFVLMDRDSRKVHAVEPEIVAPYQSEFDKKLIRGPKYANLEDPISKDYHVRFYDLDMNGHVNNSKYLDWIFEVMGADFLTKYIPKKINLKYVKEVRPGGMIASAYELKGLESKHEIISDGEINAQAMITWQEIEGN from the coding sequence ATGGGCTTAACTTATCAAATGAAAATGAAAATTCCTTTTGATATGGCGGACATGAACGGTCATATCAAACTTCCAGATGTGATTTTGCTGTCCTTGCAAGTATCAGGTATGCAGTCGATCGAACTGGGAGTTAGTGACAAGGATATGTTAGAACGTTACAATCTGGTCTGGATTATTACAGACTATGCGATTGACGTGGTTCGCTTGCCTCGCTTTGCTGAAGAGATTACGATTGAAACAGAAGCATTGACTTACAATCGTCTTTTTTGCTACCGTCGTTTCACTCTCTATGATGAAGCAGGTCAAGAAATCATTCGCATGGTAGCAACCTTTGTTCTCATGGACAGGGACAGTCGTAAAGTTCATGCTGTCGAACCGGAAATTGTTGCGCCTTACCAGTCTGAGTTTGATAAAAAACTCATCCGTGGGCCAAAGTATGCTAACCTAGAAGACCCGATCAGTAAAGACTACCATGTTCGTTTTTACGACTTGGATATGAATGGTCATGTTAATAACAGCAAATACCTGGATTGGATTTTTGAAGTCATGGGAGCAGATTTTTTGACCAAGTATATTCCAAAGAAAATCAATCTCAAGTATGTCAAAGAAGTGCGACCAGGTGGCATGATTGCCTCAGCTTATGAACTCAAGGGACTAGAAAGCAAGCATGAGATTATCAGTGATGGCGAGATCAATGCCCAAGCTATGATTACGTGGCAAGAAATTGAAGGCAATTAG
- the hemW gene encoding radical SAM family heme chaperone HemW, whose amino-acid sequence MQKKPTSAYVHIPFCTQICYYCDFSKVFIKNQPVDSYLEHLLEEFRSYDIQKLRTLYIGGGTPTALSAPQLELLLDGLTKNLDSSVLEELTIEANPGDLDADKIAVLKQSPVNRVSLGVQTFDNKMLKKIGRSHLEKDIYENIDRLKLAGFDNISIDLIYALPGQTMAQVKDNVAKAISLDIPHMSLYSLILENHTVFMNRMRRGKLPLPKEELEAEMFEYIISELERAGFEHYEISNFSKPGFESRHNLMYWDNAEYYGIGAGASGYVNGVRYKNHGPIRHYLNAVEAGDARITEENLTQKEQMEEEMFLGLRKKSGVSMARFEEKFGRSFDGLYGEIIRDLVQQGLMQIDGDRVRMTKRGLFLGDTVAERFILE is encoded by the coding sequence ATGCAGAAAAAACCAACATCCGCCTACGTGCATATTCCCTTTTGTACACAGATTTGTTATTATTGTGACTTTTCAAAGGTGTTTATTAAGAATCAACCAGTAGATAGTTATTTGGAGCATCTGCTAGAAGAGTTTCGTTCTTATGATATCCAAAAATTGCGAACTCTCTATATTGGAGGTGGGACGCCAACAGCTCTGTCCGCTCCGCAATTAGAGTTGCTCTTAGATGGCTTGACTAAAAATCTAGACTCATCTGTCTTGGAAGAATTGACCATTGAGGCCAATCCAGGCGATTTGGACGCGGATAAGATTGCGGTTTTGAAACAGTCGCCAGTCAATCGTGTTTCCTTAGGTGTGCAGACTTTTGATAACAAAATGCTGAAAAAGATCGGGCGTAGTCACTTGGAGAAGGATATTTATGAGAATATCGACCGTCTCAAACTGGCTGGTTTTGACAATATCTCCATTGATCTAATCTATGCTCTTCCAGGTCAAACTATGGCTCAGGTCAAGGACAATGTGGCTAAGGCTATCTCGCTTGATATTCCTCATATGAGCCTTTATAGCTTGATTTTGGAAAATCATACGGTCTTTATGAACCGCATGCGACGAGGGAAGTTGCCCCTACCCAAGGAAGAGTTAGAAGCGGAGATGTTTGAGTACATCATTTCAGAGCTTGAGCGAGCTGGTTTTGAGCATTATGAGATTTCGAATTTCTCCAAACCAGGCTTTGAAAGTCGCCATAATCTCATGTACTGGGACAATGCTGAATATTATGGTATCGGTGCGGGTGCTTCAGGTTATGTGAACGGGGTGCGCTATAAAAACCACGGTCCTATCCGCCACTATCTCAATGCAGTAGAGGCAGGAGATGCACGGATAACAGAAGAAAACCTGACTCAAAAGGAGCAGATGGAAGAAGAAATGTTCCTAGGCCTCCGGAAAAAATCCGGGGTTTCTATGGCGCGATTTGAGGAAAAATTTGGACGATCCTTTGATGGACTTTATGGCGAAATCATCAGAGATTTGGTTCAACAAGGACTTATGCAGATCGACGGTGATCGTGTCCGAATGACAAAGAGGGGTCTCTTCTTGGGAGACACTGTAGCAGAACGATTTATTTTGGAGTAG
- a CDS encoding YtxH domain-containing protein, translated as MGKLSSILLGTVSGAALALFLTSDKGKQVCSQAQDFLDDLREDPEYAREQVCEKLTEVKEQATDFVLKTKEQVESGEITFDSVLDQAKNCARQATEASKETFNNLKEQWQEQSATPDVAEDQEEIIIDITEV; from the coding sequence ATGGGAAAACTATCCTCTATCCTTTTAGGGACTGTTTCAGGTGCAGCTCTTGCTTTGTTTTTGACGAGTGACAAGGGCAAGCAAGTTTGTAGTCAAGCTCAGGATTTTCTAGATGATTTGAGAGAAGATCCAGAATATGCTAGAGAGCAGGTTTGTGAGAAACTAACTGAAGTGAAGGAACAGGCAACTGACTTTGTATTGAAAACAAAGGAGCAAGTAGAATCTGGCGAAATCACTTTTGATAGTGTCCTTGACCAAGCTAAAAACTGTGCTCGACAAGCGACGGAAGCGTCAAAGGAAACCTTTAACAATCTCAAGGAGCAGTGGCAAGAACAGTCAGCAACTCCAGACGTTGCTGAAGACCAAGAAGAAATCATCATCGATATTACTGAAGTATAA
- a CDS encoding DUF948 domain-containing protein produces MLEVAYILVAIALIVCLVYLTITIQKAGRMIDETEKTIKTLSSDVNVTLHQTNELLVKVNVLADDINIKVATIDPLFTAVADLSESVSDLNQHARVLGKKASSAGSKTIKTGAGLSALRVASKFFKK; encoded by the coding sequence ATGTTAGAAGTTGCATATATACTTGTTGCGATTGCTTTGATTGTCTGTTTAGTCTATTTGACAATCACGATTCAAAAAGCAGGTCGTATGATTGATGAGACAGAGAAAACCATCAAAACGTTGAGCTCAGATGTGAACGTTACCTTGCATCAGACTAATGAATTGTTGGTTAAGGTCAATGTGTTAGCAGACGATATCAATATCAAAGTTGCGACGATTGATCCACTCTTTACGGCGGTGGCAGACTTGTCTGAGTCAGTTTCTGATCTTAACCAACATGCGCGTGTTTTAGGCAAAAAAGCTTCATCTGCTGGTTCAAAGACCATTAAAACAGGTGCAGGCTTATCCGCTCTTCGTGTCGCAAGTAAATTTTTCAAAAAATAA
- the lgt gene encoding prolipoprotein diacylglyceryl transferase — MINPVAFEIGPFAIRWYALCIVAGLVLAVYLAMKEAPKKKILSDDILDFILIAFPVAILGARLYYVLFRLDYYLQNPGEIIAIWNGGLAIYGGLIAGAIVLYIFADRKLINTWDFLDIAAPSVMVAQSLGRWGNFFNQEAYGAAVDSLDYLPGFIRDQMYIDGSYRQPTFLYESVWNLIGFALILIFRRKFKEIRRGHITAFYLIWYGFGRMIIEGMRTDSLMFFGLRVSQWLSVILIGLGIFIILYQNRKKAPFYYTEEEK; from the coding sequence ATGATTAATCCAGTCGCATTTGAAATTGGTCCCTTTGCTATTCGTTGGTATGCTTTGTGTATTGTAGCTGGTTTGGTTCTGGCAGTCTACCTTGCCATGAAAGAAGCTCCTAAAAAGAAAATCCTGTCAGATGATATTTTGGATTTTATCCTGATTGCTTTTCCGGTAGCTATTTTAGGTGCTAGACTATACTACGTACTCTTTCGTTTAGATTATTATCTGCAAAATCCAGGTGAAATCATCGCCATTTGGAATGGTGGTTTGGCCATTTATGGAGGTTTGATAGCGGGCGCTATTGTCCTTTATATCTTTGCAGATAGAAAGCTGATTAATACTTGGGATTTCTTAGATATTGCAGCACCGAGCGTCATGGTTGCCCAGAGTTTAGGGCGCTGGGGGAACTTCTTTAACCAAGAAGCCTACGGTGCAGCAGTAGATAGTCTGGATTATTTGCCAGGCTTCATTCGTGACCAGATGTACATTGATGGTAGCTACCGTCAGCCGACCTTCTTATATGAGTCGGTTTGGAATCTAATTGGATTTGCTTTAATCTTGATTTTTAGACGAAAATTCAAGGAAATCAGACGTGGTCATATTACTGCTTTCTACTTGATTTGGTATGGCTTTGGTCGTATGATCATCGAAGGGATGCGGACGGATAGTCTCATGTTCTTTGGTCTGCGAGTTTCCCAATGGTTATCAGTTATCCTTATCGGACTCGGTATTTTTATCATACTTTATCAAAATCGAAAGAAAGCCCCTTTCTATTATACAGAGGAGGAAAAATAA
- the hprK gene encoding HPr(Ser) kinase/phosphatase, with product MSVLVRDVIEKLRLDIVYGEGELLEKEINTADIMRPGLEMTGYFDYYTPERIQLLGMKEWSYLVAMPAQNRYQVLKKMFLPETPAVIVARGLVVPEEMLRAARECKIAILTSRTATSRLSGELSSYLDSRLAKRTSVHGVLMDIYGMGVLIQGDSGIGKSETGLELVKRGHRLVADDRVDIYSKDEMTLWGEPAEILKHLLEIRGVGIIDIMSLYGASAVKDSSQVQLAVYLENYDTHKTFDRLGNNAEELEVSGVTIPRIRIPVKTGRNISVVIEAAAMNYRAKEMGFDATRLFEERLTNLIAQNEVKHD from the coding sequence ATGTCGGTTTTAGTAAGAGATGTCATTGAAAAACTCAGATTAGATATTGTCTATGGTGAAGGCGAATTACTTGAAAAAGAAATCAATACTGCGGACATTATGAGACCTGGTCTTGAAATGACGGGCTATTTTGATTACTATACACCAGAACGGATTCAGCTGTTAGGGATGAAAGAGTGGTCCTATTTAGTCGCCATGCCTGCCCAGAACCGTTATCAAGTTTTGAAGAAAATGTTTCTACCTGAAACACCTGCGGTTATCGTGGCCCGTGGCCTGGTGGTACCAGAGGAAATGTTGAGGGCTGCTAGGGAATGCAAGATTGCGATTTTAACCAGTCGAACAGCAACCAGTCGTTTATCTGGAGAGTTATCCAGCTACCTTGATTCCCGTTTGGCTAAACGTACCAGTGTGCATGGTGTCTTGATGGATATCTATGGCATGGGTGTCTTGATCCAAGGGGATAGTGGTATCGGTAAGAGCGAGACAGGTCTTGAGCTTGTGAAGCGTGGACACCGTCTAGTAGCAGACGATCGTGTAGATATTTATTCTAAGGATGAGATGACTCTTTGGGGCGAACCTGCTGAAATCTTGAAACATTTACTTGAGATTCGTGGAGTTGGGATTATCGATATCATGAGTCTCTATGGTGCAAGTGCCGTAAAAGATTCTTCACAAGTTCAGCTAGCAGTTTATCTAGAAAATTACGATACGCATAAGACCTTTGACCGTCTAGGAAACAATGCCGAAGAACTCGAAGTTTCTGGTGTAACGATTCCGCGTATCCGCATCCCAGTAAAAACAGGACGCAATATTTCCGTTGTTATTGAGGCAGCTGCCATGAACTATCGTGCTAAAGAAATGGGCTTTGATGCGACGCGTTTATTTGAAGAACGCTTGACAAATCTAATCGCTCAAAATGAGGTGAAACATGATTAA
- the rpsU gene encoding 30S ribosomal protein S21 yields MSKTVVRKNESLDDALRRFKRAVTKAGTLQETRKREFYEKPSVKRKRKSEAARKRKKF; encoded by the coding sequence ATGTCTAAAACAGTAGTACGTAAGAATGAATCTCTTGACGATGCACTTCGTCGTTTCAAACGTGCGGTTACTAAAGCTGGTACTCTTCAAGAAACACGCAAACGTGAATTCTATGAAAAACCTTCTGTAAAACGTAAACGTAAATCAGAAGCAGCTCGTAAACGTAAAAAATTCTAA
- a CDS encoding glucosamine-6-phosphate deaminase, whose translation MKVIKVENQVEGGKVAFEILKEKLANGAQTLGLATGSSPLEFYKEIVESDLDFSNLTSVNLDEYVGLDGDNPQSYRYFMQENLFNQKPFKESFLPRGVKDNAEEEVERYNQILADHPVDLQILGIGRNGHIGFNEPGTPFDSQTHLVELDQSTIEANARFFDKIEDVPTQAISMGIKNILDAKSIILFAYGESKAEAIAGTVSGPVTENLPASSLQNHPDVTIIADAEALSLLEK comes from the coding sequence ATGAAAGTTATAAAAGTTGAAAATCAAGTCGAAGGTGGAAAAGTAGCTTTTGAGATTTTGAAGGAAAAATTGGCCAATGGTGCTCAAACATTAGGACTTGCAACAGGAAGCAGCCCGCTTGAGTTTTACAAGGAAATCGTTGAGAGTGACCTTGATTTTTCAAATCTAACCAGTGTGAATCTTGATGAGTATGTAGGGCTTGATGGGGACAATCCACAGTCTTATCGTTACTTCATGCAGGAAAACTTGTTCAACCAAAAACCATTTAAGGAAAGCTTCTTGCCACGTGGTGTTAAGGACAATGCTGAAGAAGAAGTTGAACGCTACAATCAAATTTTGGCTGACCATCCTGTTGATTTGCAAATCTTGGGGATTGGTCGCAATGGACATATCGGCTTTAACGAGCCAGGAACTCCATTTGATAGCCAAACGCATCTAGTAGAACTTGATCAATCTACCATCGAAGCCAATGCACGTTTCTTTGACAAGATTGAAGACGTTCCAACTCAAGCCATTTCAATGGGAATTAAAAACATCTTGGATGCCAAGTCAATTATTCTCTTTGCCTACGGTGAGTCGAAAGCAGAAGCCATTGCTGGAACAGTATCAGGCCCAGTGACTGAGAATCTACCAGCAAGTAGCCTACAAAACCACCCTGATGTGACTATTATTGCTGATGCAGAAGCGCTCAGCTTACTTGAAAAGTAA
- the queA gene encoding tRNA preQ1(34) S-adenosylmethionine ribosyltransferase-isomerase QueA, with protein MNTADFDFHLPEELIAQTPLEKRDASKLLIVNRETGEMQDKHFHSIIDMLEPGDALVMNDTRVLPARLYGQKEETGGHVELLLLKNTAGDEWEVLAKPAKRLKVGTRVSFGDGRLSAVVTEELTHGGRIVRFEYQGIFLEVLESLGEMPLPPYIHEKLDDRERYQTVYAKESGSAAAPTAGLHFTKELLAEIQAKGVHLVYLTLHVGLGTFRPVSVDNLDEHEMHSEFYQLSEEAAATLRSVKENRGRVIAVGTTSIRTLETIGSKFNGQIQADSGWTNIFIKPGYDWKVVDAFSTNFHLPKSTLVMLVSAFAGRDLVLDAYHHAIQEHYRFFSFGDAMFIY; from the coding sequence ATGAATACAGCTGATTTTGATTTCCACTTACCTGAGGAATTGATTGCCCAAACACCCCTTGAAAAACGTGATGCGTCTAAACTCCTTATCGTTAATCGTGAAACGGGAGAAATGCAGGATAAACATTTCCACTCTATTATCGACATGCTGGAACCTGGTGATGCTCTTGTCATGAACGACACTCGCGTTCTCCCTGCCCGCCTCTATGGTCAAAAGGAAGAAACAGGTGGCCATGTGGAGCTTCTCCTACTCAAAAATACTGCAGGTGATGAGTGGGAAGTTCTGGCTAAACCTGCCAAACGCCTCAAGGTCGGTACTCGTGTCAGCTTTGGAGATGGTCGTCTCAGTGCTGTCGTTACAGAAGAACTAACCCACGGGGGCCGTATTGTCCGCTTTGAATACCAAGGAATTTTCCTAGAAGTCTTGGAAAGTCTGGGAGAAATGCCGCTGCCACCGTATATCCATGAAAAATTGGATGACCGTGAACGCTATCAAACGGTCTACGCTAAAGAGAGTGGCTCTGCTGCAGCACCGACTGCTGGATTGCACTTCACCAAAGAACTGCTAGCAGAAATCCAAGCCAAAGGTGTTCATCTGGTCTATCTCACTCTTCATGTCGGACTCGGAACCTTTAGACCTGTTTCTGTGGACAATTTGGATGAACACGAAATGCACTCCGAATTCTACCAACTTTCTGAGGAAGCAGCAGCCACCCTTCGCTCTGTTAAGGAAAATAGAGGTCGTGTCATCGCTGTCGGAACCACTTCGATCCGCACACTGGAAACCATCGGTTCCAAGTTTAATGGGCAAATCCAAGCAGATTCTGGCTGGACCAATATCTTTATCAAACCAGGCTATGACTGGAAGGTTGTGGATGCTTTTTCAACCAACTTCCACCTACCCAAGTCAACTCTTGTTATGCTAGTTTCTGCCTTTGCCGGTCGTGACTTAGTCCTAGATGCCTATCACCATGCCATCCAAGAACACTACCGCTTCTTCAGTTTTGGAGATGCCATGTTTATCTATTAA
- a CDS encoding YihY/virulence factor BrkB family protein has translation MKKWWKELTDRPLLKAFLHYYQASDSELTSVAVAYYWLISIFPLLMIMVNILPYFQIPVSNFLLTIKEFLPDTVYDVVAKIVREVLTQPSTGLLSFAVLSALWTFSKSMDFLQKAFNKAYGVTKSRGIISHQLMSLLVSFGLQILFALALFLSMFGRMLLNLLKTYWQSDSPLFSYLQDFTGPLVYALIFAILVMIYYFLPKVKAPRIRYVLPGSVFVLLTLIFLLNIFSVYVNSYVNHLVDVRFFSSIIVVVMMFWFILIAKILIIGAVINASVQSLKDPKFSME, from the coding sequence ATGAAAAAGTGGTGGAAAGAGCTGACGGACAGGCCCTTATTGAAAGCTTTTTTGCATTATTATCAAGCATCTGATAGTGAGTTGACCAGTGTTGCGGTTGCCTACTATTGGTTGATTTCAATCTTTCCTTTGCTGATGATAATGGTTAATATCTTGCCTTATTTTCAGATTCCGGTCTCAAATTTTTTACTGACGATCAAGGAATTTTTGCCTGATACGGTGTATGATGTGGTCGCCAAGATTGTCCGAGAAGTTCTGACTCAACCATCGACTGGTTTGCTGAGTTTTGCCGTTTTATCTGCACTCTGGACCTTTTCGAAATCAATGGATTTCCTCCAAAAAGCCTTTAACAAAGCCTATGGGGTGACCAAGAGTCGAGGAATTATCTCCCATCAGTTGATGAGTCTCCTTGTTAGTTTTGGCTTGCAGATTCTTTTTGCTCTAGCCTTGTTTTTGAGTATGTTTGGTCGTATGTTGCTCAACCTTCTCAAAACTTACTGGCAATCAGACAGTCCGCTATTTTCCTACCTGCAAGATTTTACAGGCCCTCTGGTCTATGCCTTGATTTTTGCCATTCTAGTCATGATTTATTACTTCCTTCCAAAAGTAAAAGCACCACGAATCCGCTATGTTTTACCAGGAAGTGTCTTTGTCTTGCTAACTCTTATCTTTTTATTGAATATCTTTTCTGTCTACGTCAATAGTTATGTTAATCATCTGGTTGATGTCCGATTTTTCAGTTCCATTATCGTGGTAGTCATGATGTTCTGGTTTATTCTCATTGCAAAGATTTTGATTATCGGAGCAGTTATCAATGCCAGTGTTCAGAGCTTGAAAGATCCAAAGTTTAGTATGGAATAA